ACCTGGTCGACAGCGAGTGGGTGGCCATGGTGACTGCCGACGTGCGCAATCTGGTGCAGGGTACCTTCTTGCAGGACGCGCCCATCATTCCGGTGTCGAGCGTCACGGGCGAGGGAATTGCGCAGCTGCGCCAGGCGTTGGACGAGCTCATCGCGAGCGCCCCTTCGCGCTCCGACCAGGGCGTGTTCTGGCTCCCTATCGACCGTTCCTTCACCATGAAAGGCTTCGGTACGGTGGTCACCGGCTCGGTGCTCTCGGGCACGGCAAAGGTGGGCGATGAACTTGAGCTCCATCCGCAGCGCCGCCTCGTGCGGGTGCGCGGCTTGCAAACGCACGGCCGTGATGTGTCCATCGTGCGCGCAGGGGACCGGGCCGCCCTGAACCTGGTTGGCGTTCATAAGGAGGAAGTGCAGCGAGGGGACGTGCTGGCAAGCCCTGGGTACTTCAGCCCTTCCACCCTGCTGGATGTGCGCTTACGCCTGTTGCCGGCCGCCGGGCGCCCCCTCCGCCACAATACGCGCGTTCGCCTGCACGTGGGGACCCGCGAGCTCATGGCAAGGGTGTCCTTGCTTGAGCACAACGACCTCCCCCCAGGCGGGTCCACCTTCGCCCAGCTCCGCCTTGAGGAAATCATTACGGCACGGCGCATGGACCGTTTCGTTATCCGGCAGTACTCACCGCCCATGACCATCGGCGGCGGCGTGATTCTGGACGCCAATGCACGCCCCCATCGGCGGTTCCGCCCAGAGGTCCTGCAGCAAATGGCCGCGCTGGAGAAGGATACCCCAGAAGAGACATTGATGGCTTTGCTGCAGGCGCAACCGCTGCAGCCCCTCTCCCTTGCCCAGCTTGCCAAGGGGACAGGCCTCGCTCAGCCGAAGGTAGAAGAGCTCGTGGGGCGGCTGGTGCAGAACGGCACCCTGCTCAAGTTGGGCTCCGAGCGCCAGCCCACGTACGCCTTGCCCGGCAGTGTGGTGGCGCTCAAGGAAGCGGCACTTGCCGAGTTGCAGCGCTACCATGTCCAGTTTCCCCTCAGGGCAGGTATGCCCCGCGCCGAACTGCGCGAGGCGATCGGCCGGGGGCTGGACCAGGCCCTTTTTGCCGCCGCCTTGGATGAGCTCCGGCACAACGGCGAGGTCAAGGAGAATGCTGGCCTGGTCGCCCTCGCCACGCACCGCATCGTGCTCTCGCCCGCTGATCAGGCGCTGCGGGAAGAGCTAATGCAGGCGCTGCTCGCCGCAGGTTTCTCACCGCCAAGCACCGAAGAGTTGGCAAGAGCATCGGGACGGAAGCGGGAGGATGTGGAACGCGTCCTGGCGGCGCTGCACGCCCTGGGCGAAGTGCTCCGCCTAGAGGAAAGCATCTACCTGCCGCAAACCCTTGTCGCCGAGGCCCAGAGGCGGCTTGCCGACTATTTCGCCACTCACGAGGAAGTGACGGTGAGCGCCTTCCGCGAGATGCTGGGCACCAGCCGCCGCTACGCCTTGCCGCTTCTGCTGCACTTCGACGAGCAGGGCTTTACCGAACGCAGGGGAGAGGCGCGTGTCCTCAAGAAGAAAGACACAGCGCAATGATGCGTCCAACACCTGGAGAAAGAGAATGAGGTCTTCGGCCCTCATCCTGTGCGCCCTATGCCTGCTGCAAGCGACGCCGGCAGCCAGCCAAAAAGCTAGAATCTTGCTGCGCGGTCCTGTTGCCCAGGGACAGGCAACGCCCCAACAGGCCGATTCGGTGGCTGCGGAGTTGCAACATTGCTTGGCGAGCACAGGCGTTCTGGAAGTGCTGCCGGCAAGCACCCCGGCCCTCG
The window above is part of the Calditrichota bacterium genome. Proteins encoded here:
- the selB gene encoding selenocysteine-specific translation elongation factor, which encodes MAHVIIGTAGHIDHGKSALVKALTGTDPDRLKEEKERGLTIDLGFAFLGERAAFIDVPGHERFVKNMVAGVSTVDAVLFVVAADDGVMPQTREHLDILTLLELKRGIIALTKIDLVDSEWVAMVTADVRNLVQGTFLQDAPIIPVSSVTGEGIAQLRQALDELIASAPSRSDQGVFWLPIDRSFTMKGFGTVVTGSVLSGTAKVGDELELHPQRRLVRVRGLQTHGRDVSIVRAGDRAALNLVGVHKEEVQRGDVLASPGYFSPSTLLDVRLRLLPAAGRPLRHNTRVRLHVGTRELMARVSLLEHNDLPPGGSTFAQLRLEEIITARRMDRFVIRQYSPPMTIGGGVILDANARPHRRFRPEVLQQMAALEKDTPEETLMALLQAQPLQPLSLAQLAKGTGLAQPKVEELVGRLVQNGTLLKLGSERQPTYALPGSVVALKEAALAELQRYHVQFPLRAGMPRAELREAIGRGLDQALFAAALDELRHNGEVKENAGLVALATHRIVLSPADQALREELMQALLAAGFSPPSTEELARASGRKREDVERVLAALHALGEVLRLEESIYLPQTLVAEAQRRLADYFATHEEVTVSAFREMLGTSRRYALPLLLHFDEQGFTERRGEARVLKKKDTAQ